GGCCAGTGCAGATTGATCACACCTTCCAGAGTCTGGGACGTGTAGTCTCGCGCGGTGGATCCGCTGCACAAGGACAGGTTCGCGCGGCTGGAGCGCTTCTACGACGCGGTGCCCCGCGACGCCGCCCGACCCGAACAGCACGGCGCCCTGGTGCTGTTCGTCCGCGATGGCACCGGTTGGCCGTTCTACGCCCGCCCCCGGCTCGACACCACCACGTCGCCCGCCCTCGCCGACGTCGCGGCCGTCCGCGAGCGCCAGCGGGAGCTCGGGCTGCCGGAAGCGTTCGAGTGGGTGCACGAGACCACCCCCGAGTTGCTCGCCGTGGCCCGCTCCGCGGGCCTGTCCGTGCTCGAGGCGCCGTTGATGGTGCTCGATCCGGCCGCCCTGCCGGAAGCGGCCACGCTCAGCAGCGTGCCGGTACGACTGCTGGACCCGACGGACGAGGACTTCGCGGCCGCGGTGGCCGCCCGCCGAGCCGTCGCCGCGGTCGGGTTCTCCGCCGCCGGCACCGACCGCGGGCCGGCCGGGCCGGCCGAGCGCGACGCCGCGCTCACCGGGCTGGACGTCGCCGCCCTGGACGAGGAGGCGACCCGGGTCGCCGACGGCCGGCGGCTGTCGGCGCTGGCCGGCACGCCCGGCGACGGGGCACTGGCCAGCGGGATGGCGATGCGGGTCGGCGACGTCGCCGAGATAGCCGGGGTGGCCACCCTGCCGGCCGCCCGCCGCCGCGGTCTCGGTGCCGCGGTCACCGCCGCGCTGGCCCACGCGCTGCTCGCGGCCGGCACCGGCCTGGTCTTCCTCTCCGCCGGCAGCGAGGAGATCGCCCGGGTCTACCTGCGCGTCGGCTTCCGTCGCATCGGCACCGCCTGCATCGCCGAACCCGCTCCGGTCGTCCCCTGACCGCAGGCGTGCCCGTGGTGGCCGCTTCTCCTCACCGCCCGCTCTCTCCCATCGCCCGGCTTCCGGCGGCGCCGACATCCCTGTGGGTGGGTCAAGCAGCGCAACAGGGGCGATTCCTCCCTCGCGAAGCGGACGGCCCCCGCGGTGTCCGGCGCGGCGCGCGCCGGACGACGTCAGGTCGGGGGACGCCATTGCGCCGCGCTGACGGCGGCGGACGCGCGCAGGCGGGGACTCAGCGCGCCGAGGGCGACGTCGCGGGCGCGCAGGGCAAGCCGGCCCCGGGCCTGGAGCACCGCAGACATCCGGCGGCTCTGTCGGACCATAGCGGCAACCCGCGGCCGGCGCACCCGGTCGTACCCGGACACGGCGTCCGGCAGCCGGGACTCGCGCAGGAGCGCGGCCAGCGTGGCGGCGTCCTCGAAGGCGAGGCAGGCGCCCTGCCCGAGGTGCGGCGGCATGGCGTGCGCGGCGTCACCGAGCAGCGCCACCCCGCCCGGCCCGGCCGGGAGCCCGTACGCGCGGGGCAACGGACGCAGCTCACGGATCTCCTGCTGCACCAGGTCCGCCGGGTCGGTGGCGTCGAGCAGGTCGGCGATCGGCGCGGGCCAGCCCGCGTACCAGCGGCGCAACAGGGCGAGCTGGGTTTCCGGCGGCTCCGGCCGGGCGGCGCCGGCGGCGGTGGCCACCCAGTAGATGCCGCCGCGGTTGGACGTCCCCGACGAGCCCCACTCACCCAACGACGCGGACACGAAGCGGTAGCCTGCGCCGAGCACCTCGCCGGTCGACGACGTTTCGGCGGACAGCCGTGGCGCCCGGTACCAGGGGATCACCGCTCGCCAGGCGACGGATCCGGAGCTGGCCACGGCCGCCTCGGGCGCCAGCTGCCGGCGGACCACACTGTCGATGCCGTCGGCGGCGACCACCAGATCGGCCTCGATCGTGTGTCGGCCGTCGTCGACCGACGGGCGGGAACCTGGCTCGGCACGGACGGTACGCACGGTCATACCGGTCCGCAGCTCGACCGCGTCCCCAAGCCCGGCGACAAGCGCGTCGTGCAGGTCCTCCCGGTGCACCAGCACCGGCATCCGGTCCGCCGGGGCGGGACGCGGCTGCACCAGCCAGTGGCCGTCCGGTCGGCGCACGCCCCCGTCGGGCAGCGGTGTCGCGATCGTGTCCAGGCCCGCCCCGAGGCCGAGGGCGTGCAGCGCGCGGACCCCGTTGGGCCAGAGCACCACGGCCGTGGGCGCTGGACGGATCCGGTCGGCCTGCTCGAGCAGGGTGACTCGCCAGCCCGAACGGGCCAGCGCGCCGGCAACGGCGAGACCGCCGATGCCGGCACCGACCACGACCGCGCTGCGCATGCGGCGCTCCCGCTCAGCTGTCGCGGTCGGCGGGACGGGCGGCGTCCGTCCCCACGTCCCCGGCTGCCGCATCACCGGCCGCCCGGTGGGCCGGCTCGGGCGCCCGACCGGGTGGGTCGCCCGCCGCAGTCCCGTCGGGCCGGTCGGCGGCGGCACCCGTGGTCTCGGCGTCCCCGGGCCGGTCGGCGGCGGCACCCGTGGTCTCGGCGTCCCCGGCGCGGTCGGCTGGCGTCTCGGCGGGCACCTCGCCGGTTTCCCGCCAGTGCCGGTACTGCTCCTCGGTGACCACCCGATACCCCTCCGGCGCCACGGGCCGGGATCCCGCCTCCCGGGCGGACAGGTCGACCTGGGAGACATCCGAGTCGGGAGCGGGGGTTCCGGTCGCGCCCACCGGGATCAGGTACTCCCGGGGGCCGCGCACCCGCACGAAGTAGAGCAGCGCGCCGAGGAAGACCACCGCCGCCGTCCAGACGTTCAACCGCACGCCGACAATCGTGTTCGCCTCGTCGGTGCGCATCATCTCGATCCAGAACCGGCCGACCGTGTAGCCCATCACGTAGAGCGCGAAGGCCCGGCCACGCCCAAGCCTGAGCCGGCGGTCGAGGACGAGGACCAGGGCGGCGACGCCCAGATTCCACAACAACTCGTAGGCGAACGTCGGGTGGTAGAGGCCCTCCTCGAGGATGGGCCGCCCGGCGTCGTCCCGCAGCGCCTGGCCCGGGTTGTCCGGGTCCATCCGGTGGATCTCCAGCCCCCACGGCAGGGTGGTGCGGCCACCGTACAACTCGTTGTTGAACCAGTTGCCGAGCCGGCCGATCGCCTGGGCCAGCGGCAGCCCCGGGGCGAGCGC
The sequence above is a segment of the Micromonospora sp. WMMA1363 genome. Coding sequences within it:
- a CDS encoding GNAT family N-acetyltransferase → MHKDRFARLERFYDAVPRDAARPEQHGALVLFVRDGTGWPFYARPRLDTTTSPALADVAAVRERQRELGLPEAFEWVHETTPELLAVARSAGLSVLEAPLMVLDPAALPEAATLSSVPVRLLDPTDEDFAAAVAARRAVAAVGFSAAGTDRGPAGPAERDAALTGLDVAALDEEATRVADGRRLSALAGTPGDGALASGMAMRVGDVAEIAGVATLPAARRRGLGAAVTAALAHALLAAGTGLVFLSAGSEEIARVYLRVGFRRIGTACIAEPAPVVP
- the lgt gene encoding prolipoprotein diacylglyceryl transferase, whose translation is MTLASQTPLAALPSPTTAVWQLGPVPIRAYALCIIVGIVVACWVTERRLRQRGVAPGAVLDIAVWAVPAGIIGARLYHVITSPEKYFGTGGDPLKAFAIWEGGLGIWGAVAGGAVGAWIAARQLGIPFAVVADALAPGLPLAQAIGRLGNWFNNELYGGRTTLPWGLEIHRMDPDNPGQALRDDAGRPILEEGLYHPTFAYELLWNLGVAALVLVLDRRLRLGRGRAFALYVMGYTVGRFWIEMMRTDEANTIVGVRLNVWTAAVVFLGALLYFVRVRGPREYLIPVGATGTPAPDSDVSQVDLSAREAGSRPVAPEGYRVVTEEQYRHWRETGEVPAETPADRAGDAETTGAAADRPGDAETTGAAADRPDGTAAGDPPGRAPEPAHRAAGDAAAGDVGTDAARPADRDS
- a CDS encoding NAD(P)/FAD-dependent oxidoreductase, whose protein sequence is MRSAVVVGAGIGGLAVAGALARSGWRVTLLEQADRIRPAPTAVVLWPNGVRALHALGLGAGLDTIATPLPDGGVRRPDGHWLVQPRPAPADRMPVLVHREDLHDALVAGLGDAVELRTGMTVRTVRAEPGSRPSVDDGRHTIEADLVVAADGIDSVVRRQLAPEAAVASSGSVAWRAVIPWYRAPRLSAETSSTGEVLGAGYRFVSASLGEWGSSGTSNRGGIYWVATAAGAARPEPPETQLALLRRWYAGWPAPIADLLDATDPADLVQQEIRELRPLPRAYGLPAGPGGVALLGDAAHAMPPHLGQGACLAFEDAATLAALLRESRLPDAVSGYDRVRRPRVAAMVRQSRRMSAVLQARGRLALRARDVALGALSPRLRASAAVSAAQWRPPT